The following proteins come from a genomic window of Methanoculleus caldifontis:
- a CDS encoding DUF1673 family protein, translating into MSMRFAEAIRRWMGWCPNAAAAGACRRRYAAPGDEVETGMEADSSREVVEDVFVEYTSPRFFVLMPFAVLVFLLLLVVSILIPSLWPGLTFTSLAVSLLAWAAWRICFDPYRTVVESSGNSVIVRRSRARPLVFGKDTIRSVEVKQPYLPIPQWASALLLILMAAVMFFATVGNGLMRYPGGPVTDPYLGFQVLLAVGWTVFMLEWLYRALIGLRYPGYVRVKLEPAGFLHVYTDDPERVAALLGAPQR; encoded by the coding sequence ATGTCGATGAGGTTCGCTGAAGCGATACGCCGGTGGATGGGCTGGTGCCCGAACGCAGCGGCGGCCGGAGCCTGCCGGCGGCGGTACGCCGCGCCGGGCGATGAGGTTGAGACCGGGATGGAGGCGGACAGCAGCCGGGAGGTGGTGGAGGATGTATTCGTGGAGTACACCAGTCCTCGCTTCTTTGTGCTGATGCCGTTCGCTGTCCTGGTTTTCCTTCTCCTCCTCGTGGTATCCATCCTGATCCCCTCCCTGTGGCCCGGGCTCACCTTTACCTCCCTGGCCGTCTCCCTTCTGGCGTGGGCCGCATGGCGCATCTGCTTCGATCCGTATCGAACCGTAGTAGAATCCTCCGGAAACTCCGTCATCGTCCGGAGATCGCGTGCCCGGCCACTTGTCTTTGGAAAGGATACGATCCGGTCGGTCGAGGTGAAACAGCCCTACCTGCCCATACCCCAGTGGGCATCCGCACTGCTCCTGATCCTCATGGCTGCAGTGATGTTCTTTGCCACCGTAGGGAACGGGTTGATGCGCTACCCGGGCGGTCCTGTTACCGACCCTTATCTCGGCTTTCAGGTTCTCCTGGCGGTCGGCTGGACGGTGTTTATGTTGGAGTGGCTCTATCGCGCCCTGATCGGTCTGCGGTATCCCGGCTACGTCAGAGTGAAGCTGGAACCCGCCGGGTTCCTCCATGTCTACACGGACGATCCGGAGAGGGTTGCCGCGCTGCTCGGCGCCCCGCAACGATGA
- a CDS encoding DUF5400 family protein produces MDMTYLVIALAVLASSLVTGFITFRMLGMRLAPHFAALALALLATLAAVATGLFALVLAAAALQMLAAVTAYTQIWPTLKYSFQTSPGYAPHLALVTMLPVLALAAVVL; encoded by the coding sequence ATGGACATGACCTATCTCGTCATCGCCCTCGCGGTCCTCGCAAGCAGCCTCGTCACCGGGTTCATCACCTTCCGGATGCTCGGGATGCGCCTTGCGCCGCACTTCGCGGCGCTCGCGCTTGCCCTCCTCGCCACCCTCGCCGCCGTCGCGACCGGGCTCTTTGCGCTCGTCCTCGCGGCCGCCGCCCTGCAGATGCTCGCGGCGGTCACGGCATACACTCAGATCTGGCCGACGCTGAAGTACTCCTTCCAGACGTCGCCGGGTTACGCGCCGCACCTTGCCCTCGTGACAATGCTCCCCGTCCTTGCCCTCGCAGCAGTCGTGCTGTAA
- a CDS encoding ABC transporter ATP-binding protein → MTDGSRCSLQPLIEFRNVSVVRSGRRLLDQVSLTIREGEQIAILGPNGAGKSSLIRAITREYYPSSPGPEVVFRFRGQDRWDAFDLRSYIGLVSGDLQQTFTRKVSGREVVLSGFFSSIGLFLSHEVTPEMEQKTDEILEFLEVAHLADRPMTEISSGEGRRLLIGRALVHDPGTLVLDEPTNSLDLHALHTFRKTLRKIAQSGTGIILVTHSLPDIIPEIGRVVLIRDGAVRMDGEKGEVLTDDAIGGLFRVPVRVREEDGYYYATGY, encoded by the coding sequence ATGACTGACGGCTCTCGATGCTCCCTCCAACCTCTGATCGAGTTCCGGAACGTCAGCGTCGTCCGGAGCGGCCGAAGACTCCTCGACCAGGTATCGCTCACCATCCGCGAAGGAGAGCAGATCGCCATTCTCGGCCCGAACGGTGCCGGAAAGTCGTCGCTCATCCGGGCGATCACCCGCGAGTACTACCCTTCCTCTCCGGGCCCAGAGGTCGTCTTCAGGTTCAGGGGGCAGGACAGGTGGGACGCCTTTGACCTCCGGTCCTATATCGGGCTTGTTTCCGGCGACCTCCAGCAGACCTTCACCCGCAAAGTATCGGGTCGCGAGGTCGTGCTCTCGGGGTTCTTCTCGAGCATCGGGCTCTTCCTCTCCCATGAGGTGACGCCCGAAATGGAGCAAAAGACCGACGAGATCCTCGAATTCCTCGAGGTCGCTCATCTCGCCGACCGCCCGATGACGGAGATCTCCTCGGGCGAGGGTCGCAGGCTCCTGATCGGGCGGGCGCTGGTCCACGACCCGGGCACCCTCGTCCTCGACGAGCCCACGAACAGCCTCGATCTCCACGCGCTCCACACCTTCAGAAAGACCCTCCGAAAGATCGCGCAATCGGGCACCGGCATCATCCTCGTAACGCACAGCCTCCCCGACATCATCCCTGAGATCGGCCGGGTCGTCCTGATACGGGACGGCGCCGTCCGGATGGACGGCGAAAAGGGGGAAGTCCTGACCGACGATGCCATCGGCGGGCTTTTCCGGGTTCCGGTCCGCGTCAGGGAAGAAGACGGCTACTACTACGCGACAGGCTACTGA
- a CDS encoding TetR/AcrR family transcriptional regulator — MAEDRNDKKTAIAATAVRLFTERGFHGTPTSLIAREAGVSNGTLFHYFPTKEELINFAYYEIKSRMAGEIGGGVEEERTDREKMWRMWRNAILWGVDHPDEYLFVQQFCSSPFIRKLPPEEILKNAPAAFEVLAGTIEKSCLKGMPIEVAFSVICSPIDAVVRSIVNSDGDLDRDRLIDTSFGIVWRGLTGE; from the coding sequence ATGGCCGAAGACAGGAACGATAAGAAGACAGCCATCGCCGCCACGGCGGTCAGGCTCTTTACGGAGAGGGGATTTCACGGCACCCCCACGTCGCTCATCGCGCGCGAGGCCGGCGTCTCGAACGGGACCCTCTTCCACTATTTCCCGACAAAAGAGGAGCTCATCAACTTCGCCTACTACGAGATCAAGAGCCGGATGGCGGGAGAGATCGGCGGGGGAGTCGAGGAAGAGCGGACAGACAGGGAGAAGATGTGGAGAATGTGGCGCAACGCGATCCTCTGGGGAGTCGATCATCCCGACGAGTATCTCTTCGTCCAGCAGTTCTGTTCGTCCCCGTTCATCAGGAAGCTGCCCCCCGAGGAGATCCTGAAGAACGCCCCGGCCGCATTCGAGGTGCTTGCCGGGACCATCGAGAAGAGCTGCCTGAAGGGCATGCCGATCGAGGTTGCCTTCTCCGTCATATGCTCTCCGATCGATGCGGTTGTCAGGTCGATCGTCAACTCGGACGGAGACCTCGATCGGGACCGGCTGATCGACACTTCGTTCGGAATCGTGTGGAGAGGCCTGACGGGCGAGTAA
- a CDS encoding DUF1673 family protein, with the protein MMPFMETIRAYLGWCPMTGSMRPDLAVRPATVATAGGQDALLRVEPGWWRRHHNQLLVTAVAFSAAATAALLLIEDAPGYPTLWTGLGIGVGALLGSLLSYRSRYARVAAGELRRENMTRRQRIVQYLKVPVLSVVFAVGVAYLVLGGMFDRVIALVLGASLIFWTWYGLTILWERRHRAIMIAEWGSVYTLDMATEGERA; encoded by the coding sequence ATGATGCCTTTTATGGAGACGATCCGGGCATACCTGGGCTGGTGCCCCATGACTGGATCGATGCGACCGGATCTCGCGGTGCGGCCGGCGACAGTCGCAACGGCGGGCGGGCAGGATGCCCTCCTCCGGGTCGAACCCGGGTGGTGGAGGCGCCATCACAACCAGCTGCTGGTTACGGCGGTAGCCTTCTCGGCGGCTGCAACGGCAGCACTTCTCCTGATCGAGGATGCTCCGGGGTACCCGACCCTGTGGACGGGCCTCGGCATCGGGGTAGGAGCGCTCCTCGGCTCTCTGCTCAGTTACCGCTCCAGGTACGCGCGGGTTGCAGCCGGCGAGCTCCGCAGGGAGAACATGACCCGAAGACAGCGCATTGTTCAGTATCTGAAGGTGCCGGTGCTCTCCGTTGTCTTCGCTGTCGGTGTGGCGTATCTTGTTCTGGGCGGGATGTTCGACCGGGTTATCGCGCTCGTGCTGGGCGCAAGCCTCATCTTCTGGACCTGGTATGGCCTCACGATCCTCTGGGAGCGACGGCACCGGGCGATCATGATCGCGGAGTGGGGGTCGGTATATACCCTGGATATGGCAACGGAGGGTGAACGCGCATGA
- a CDS encoding DUF1673 family protein, which produces MIMKASETIRRWMGWCPMAGSMRVNPAVHPATVAAPGGGDGLSRTGPGWWNRYHNQLLVTAVAFSAAAAAALLLIEDTPGYPTLWTGLGIGVGGFIGFLLGCRKQYARVVAGEFIRANMSKRLRIIRRLSMPAAAVILVAFIGYFVLSGMSGWIVRFTLALSLFGWAQYGVTLLWERRHRTTLIAEKGSMYALDAATREEPVC; this is translated from the coding sequence ATGATAATGAAGGCCTCCGAGACGATACGGAGGTGGATGGGCTGGTGCCCCATGGCAGGATCGATGCGGGTGAATCCAGCGGTGCATCCGGCGACGGTCGCGGCGCCGGGCGGAGGGGACGGCCTCTCCCGGACCGGGCCCGGCTGGTGGAACCGCTACCACAACCAGCTGCTGGTTACAGCGGTAGCCTTCTCAGCGGCGGCAGCGGCAGCACTTCTCCTGATCGAGGATACTCCGGGGTACCCGACCCTGTGGACGGGCCTCGGCATCGGGGTGGGAGGGTTCATCGGCTTCCTGCTCGGTTGCCGGAAGCAGTATGCGCGGGTTGTTGCCGGTGAGTTCATCCGGGCCAACATGAGTAAAAGACTGCGCATCATCCGGCGCCTGAGCATGCCGGCAGCCGCCGTTATTCTCGTCGCCTTTATTGGTTATTTTGTCCTGAGCGGTATGTCCGGCTGGATCGTCAGGTTCACGCTGGCCTTGAGCCTCTTCGGCTGGGCCCAGTACGGCGTCACGCTCCTCTGGGAGCGGCGGCACCGCACTACCCTGATCGCAGAGAAAGGGTCGATGTATGCCCTGGATGCGGCGACGCGGGAGGAGCCCGTATGCTGA